In Fundulus heteroclitus isolate FHET01 chromosome 17, MU-UCD_Fhet_4.1, whole genome shotgun sequence, the following are encoded in one genomic region:
- the guca1a gene encoding guanylyl cyclase-activating protein 1 → MVQTEKRLKLSCCFPRCSELAGGLHSELAPLKPAIKAKEPGRRGREDLVNYKRPLPSATLILKDPVSCDCEQGEDPLHSRPIGQPGQRSSSSFAPPAVKAMGNSNGCTVDDLQAVEMHLWYKKFMTECPSGQLTLHEFKQFFGLKGLDPEANAYIEQMFRTFDMNKDGYIDFMEYVAALSLVMRGKMEHKLRWYFKLYDVDGNGCIDRYELLNIIKAIRAINGNDNQETTAEEFTNKVFDRIDVNGDGELSLEEFVEGARSDEDFMEVMMKSLDLRHIMAMIHSRRHSV, encoded by the exons ATGGTGCAAACTGAAAAGCGTCTAAAGCTAAGCTGCTGTTTTCCACGGTGCAGCGAGTTAGCTGGGGGGCTACATAGCGAGCTAGCGCCGCTAAAG CCAGCGATTAAAGCCAAGGAGCCTGGGCGAAGGGGGCGTGAAGATCTGGTGAACTACAAAAGGCCCCTGCCAAGTGCCACCCTCATCCTAAAGGACCCAGTGTCGTGTGACTGTGAACAGGGAGAAGATCCGCTTCACAGTAGACCAATTGGGCAGCCAGGTcagcgcagcagcagcagttttgCACCTCCAGCTGTTAAAGCAATGGGCAACTCAAACGGATGCACCGTGGACGACCTGCAGGCGGTGGAGATGCACCTGTGGTACAAGAAGTTCATGACGGAGTGTCCATCGGGGCAGCTAACGCTGCACGAGTTCAAGCAGTTCTTCGGGCTGAAGGGACTGGACCCAGAGGCCAACGCCTACATAGAGCAGATGTTCCGAACATTTGACATGAACAAg GATGGCTACATTGACTTCATGGAGTACGTAGCAGCCCTGAGTCTGGTGATGCGGGGGAAGATGGAGCACAAGCTTCGCTGGTACTTCAAACTCTACGACGTGGACGGAAACGGCTGCATCGACCGCTACGAACTCCTGAACATCATTAAG GCCATCCGGGCGATCAATGGGAACGACAATCAGGAGACGACCGCAGAGGAATTCACCAACAAAGTCTTTGATAGGATTGACGTCAACGGAGATG GTGAGCTGTCTTTGGAGGAGTTTGTTGAAGGAGCCCGCAGCGACGAAGACTTCATGGAGGTGATGATGAAGAGCTTGGACCTCCGCCATATTATGGCTATGATCCACAGCAGGAGGCACAGCGTTTAG